The Rhododendron vialii isolate Sample 1 chromosome 8a, ASM3025357v1 genome has a window encoding:
- the LOC131336126 gene encoding cytochrome c1-2, heme protein, mitochondrial, whose product MAGRLIHKLLRGRLQSQSTVPPVLSSRFSNKDGSPGMEYLRTFALLGAGVSGLLSFTTIASADEAEHGLPCPNYPWPHEGILSSYDHGSIRRGHQVYQQVCASCHSMGLISYRDLVGVAYTEEETKAMAAEIEVVDGPNDEGEMFTRPGKLSDRFPQPYANEQAARFANGGAYPPDLSLITKARHNGQNYVFALLTGYHDPPAGVSIREGLHYNPYFPGGAIAMPKMLNDGAVEYEDGTPATEAQMGKDVVSFLSWAAEPEMEERKLMGFKWIFVLSLALLQAGYYRRMKWSVLKSRKLVLDVVN is encoded by the exons ATGGCTGGTAGATTGATCCACAAGTTACTGAGGGGTAGACTCCAATCTCAATCCACT GTCCCTCCAGTTTTGTCATCCCGTTTTTCTAACAAAGATGGATCTCCTGGCATGGAATACCTAAGAACTTTTGCACTGCTTGGAGCTGGTGTATCGGGGCTTTTGAGTTTCACAACAATAGCATCTGCTGATGAGGCTGAACATGGTCTACCATGTCCAAACTATCCCTGGCCTCACGAAGGCATTCTGAGTTCATACGATCATGGCTC AATTCGTCGTGGTCATCAGGTTTACCAGCAAGTCTGTGCTTCCTGTCATTCTATGGGCCTAATTTCATATCGTGACTTGGTGGGTGTAGCATACACAGAGGAGGAAACAAAGGCTATGGCAGCTGAGATTGAGGTTGTTGATGGACCCAATGATGAGGGTGAAATGTTTACTCGCCCTGGTAAACTTAGTGATCGTTTCCCGCAGCCATATGCCAATGAACAAGCTGCTAGGTTTGCTAATGGAGGAGCCTATCCTCCAGATCTAAGTCTTATCACCAAA GCTCGTCACAATGGTCAGAACTATGTATTTGCCCTTCTAACTGGTTACCATGATCCTCCTGCTGGTGTTTCA ATCCGAGAAGGTTTGCATTACAATCCTTACTTCCCTGGTGGAGCTATTGCTATGCCTAAAATGCTTAATGATGGAGCTGTTGAGTATGAAGATGGTACCCCTGCAACGGAAGCTCAG ATGGGGAAGGATGTTGTGTCGTTTTTGTCATGGGCTGCAGAACCAGAAATGGAAGAAAGGAAACTG ATGGGATTCAAGTGGATATTTGTCCTGTCACTGGCATTGCTTCAAGCTGGTTATTACCGACGAATGAAGTGGTCCGTTCTCAAGTCTCGTAAGCTCGTGCTTGATGTCGTCAACTAG